One genomic region from Microtus ochrogaster isolate Prairie Vole_2 unplaced genomic scaffold, MicOch1.0 UNK46, whole genome shotgun sequence encodes:
- the LOC101997816 gene encoding taste receptor type 2 member 113-like, translating into MVPVLERIFSIFLSVEFLMGILGNGFIAVVNCIDWVKRRKISSVDQILTALAISRIIMTLFVFLDGWIFVHYPALHLSVKMFGTYFITWTVINHCNFWLTTSLSIFYVLKIANFSNTIFLYLKFRIKNALLVTLLVSLFLLFLNIVVMKIYCDMCIDDVQRNVSHTSRLYNYAQTCRFLLFTNPMFSFVPFVTSLANFLLLIFSLWRHLKNIQRNAKEYRDISTVAHIRALQTVIISILLYTIFFLSYLVMAWSSDSKGKYLIFLSFWTLGNGALSVHPFVLIWAKRRLRCTSLLVLLWLSYRLKT; encoded by the coding sequence ATGGTTCCTGTCCTAGAGAGAATATTCTCAATCTTTTTAAGTGTGGAATTCCTCATGGGAATCTTAGGAAATGGATTCATTGCTGTGGTGAACTGCATAGACTGGGTCAAAAGAAGGAAGATTTCTTCAGTGGATCAAATCCTCACTGCTCTGGCAATTTCCAGGATCATTAtgactttgtttgttttcctagatGGGTGGATATTTGTGCATTACCCTGCATTACACTTGAGTGTAAAAATGTTCGGAACATATTTTATCACTTGGACAGTGATCAATCATTGTAACTTTTGGCTTACTACAAGCCTAAGCATATTTTATGTTCTCAAGATAGCCAACTTTTCTAACACTATTTTTCTTTAcctaaaatttagaattaaaaatgCCCTCTTGGTGACCTTGTTAGTGTCTCTATTTCTCCTGTTCTTAAACATTGTTGTTATGAAAATATACTGTGATATGTGTATTGATGATGTCCAAAGGAATGTATCTCATACTTCCAGATTGTATAACTATGCACAAACTTGcagatttcttttatttaccaATCCTATGTTTTCATTTGTACCATTTGTTACATCCCTGGCAAACTTCctcctgctcatcttctccctgtggAGACATCTGAAGAACATACAGCGCAACGCCAAAGAATACAGAGATATCAGCACTGTGGCCCACATCAGAGCCCTGCAGACTGTCATTATTTCTATACTGTTATacactattttctttctctcatatttAGTAATGGCTTGGAGTTCTGATTCAAAGGGAAAGTACCTaatctttttgtctttctggactCTGGGAAATGGTGCTCTTTCTGTTCACCCATTTGTTCTGATTTGGGCAAAGAGAAGGTTGAGGTGCACTTCTCTTTTAGTGCTATTGTGGCTCAGCTATAGGttaaaaacatag
- the LOC101998106 gene encoding taste receptor type 2 member 113-like, translating into MVAVLERIFSIFLSVEFLMGTLGNGFIALVNCIDWVKRRKISSVDQILTALAISRIIMTWLVFLDGWISVLYPALYFTGKMLRLYFITWTVINHCNVWLTTILNMFYFLKIAKFSNTIFLYLKFRLKNTVLVTLLVSLFFLFLNIVVMKINYDMCIDDVQRNVSHTSRLYNYAQTCRFLLFTNPMFSFTPFVMSLATFLLLIFSLWRHLKNVQHNAKEYRDISTVAHIRALQTVIISVFLYTIYFLSYLVMVWSSDSQEKYLIYLSVWTLGNGALSAHPYVLIWGNRRLRWVFLLVLLRPRYSLKT; encoded by the coding sequence ATGGTTGCTGTCCTAGAGAGAATATTCTCAATCTTTTTAAGTGTGGAATTCCTAATGGGAACCTTAGGAAATGGATTCATTGCTCTTGTGAACTGCATAGACTGGGTCAAAAGAAGGAAGATTTCTTCAGTGGATCAAATCCTCACTGCTTTGGCAATTTCCAGGATCATTATGACTTGGCTTGTGTTCCTAGATGGGTGGATATCTGTGCTTTACCCTGCATTATACTTTACTGGAAAAATGCTAAGATTATATTTTATCACTTGGACAGTGATCAATCATTGTAACGTTTGGCTTACTACAATcctaaacatgttttattttctcaagatagCCAAATTTTCTAACACTATTTTTCTTTACCTAAAGTTTAGACTTAAAAATACCGTCTTGGTGACCTTGTTAGTGTctctatttttcttgttcttaaacATTGTTGTTATGAAAATAAACTATGATATGTGTATTGACGATGTCCAAAGGAATGTATCTCATACTTCCAGATTGTATAACTATGCACAAACTTGcagatttcttttatttaccaATCCTATGTTTTCATTCACACCATTTGTTATGTCCCTGGCAACCTTCctcctgctcatcttctccctgtggAGACACCTGAAGAACGTGCAGCACAACGCCAAAGAATACAGAGATATCAGCACTGTGGCCCACATCAGAGCCTTGCAGACTGtcattatttctgtatttttatacaCTATTTACTTTCTCTCATATTTAGTGATGGTTTGGAGTTCTGATTCACAGGAAAAATACCtgatctatttgtctgtctggaCTTTGGGAAATGGTGCTCTTTCTGCTCACCCATATGTTCTGATTTGGGGAAACAGAAGGTTGaggtgggtttttcttttagtgCTATTGCGGCCCAGATATAgtttaaaaacatag